Proteins found in one Cheilinus undulatus linkage group 9, ASM1832078v1, whole genome shotgun sequence genomic segment:
- the LOC121515276 gene encoding E3 ubiquitin/ISG15 ligase TRIM25-like, with amino-acid sequence MAAASCLLTEDQFLCSICLDVFTDPVSTPCGHNFCQNCITVHWDSNVSHRCPNCNERFSTRPQLKINTVLKEMAAQFRQSAQQKPSSSSSERQVSKPGGVPCDICTGTKLKALKSCLVCLASYCETHLEPHLTKSGLKRHQLIDPVENLEDRMCEKHDKLLELFCKNDQRCVCVMCTYSDHKTHDVVPLKEEYEGKKAELGKTEAEIQQMIKKRRVKIEELKHSVELSDENADREIAEGVRVFSTLKESVERRQAELINSIKEKQRETEKQAEGFIRELEQEISELEKRSAEVEQLSRSEDHLQLLQNFTSLNAAPPTKDWTEVRVHPPSYEGTVVRAVKQLEETISEQMKKLFVAKPRRVQQLEPNNLDPEMKNLFDICGITEAQLKDRETSKVINNFIQKKGGVEAVKNEFRK; translated from the exons ATGGCTGCTGCCAGCTGTCTGCTGACTGAAGATCAGTTCCTGTGCTCCATCTGTCTGGATGTCTTCACTGATCCCGTCAGCACACCATGTGGACACAACTTCTGTCAAAACTGCATCACTGTACACTGGGATAGTAATGTCTCACATCGGTGCCCCAACTGTAATGAGAGGTTCTCCACCAGACCACAGCTGAAGATCAACACTGTCCTCAAGGAGATGGCTGCTCAGTTCAGACAGTCAGCTCAGCAGaaacccagcagcagcagctcagagagACAAGTTTCCAAACCAGGAGGAGTTCCCTGTGACATCTGCACTGGAACCAAACTGAAGGCCCTGAAGTCCTGCCTGGTGTGTCTGGCTTCTTACTGTGAGACTCACCTGGAGCCTCATCTGACCAAGTCAGGTCTGAAGAGACATCAGCTGATCGACCCTGTGGAGAACCTGGAAGACAGGATGTGTGAGAAGCACGACAAACTGCTGGAGCTGTTCTGTAAGAACGACCAGAGGTGTGTCTGCGTGATGTGCACCTATTCAGACCACAAGACTCATGATGTTGTTCCTCTGAAAGAAGAATATGAAGGGAAGAAGGCCGAGCTGGGGAAGACAGAGGCTGAAATTCAGCAGATGATCAAGAAGAGACGAGTGAAGATTGAAGAGCTCAAACACTCAgtggagctcagtgatgagaacGCAGACAGAGAGATAGCAGAAGGTGTTAGAGTCTTCAGCACTCTGAAAGAATCTGTAGAGAGACGCCAGGCTGAGCTCATCAACAGCAtcaaagagaagcagagagagacggagaaacAGGCTGAAGGCTTCATCAGAGAGCTGGAACAGGAAATCTCTGAGCTGGAGAAGAGAAGTGCTGAGGTGGAGCAGCTCTCACGCTCTGAAGACCACCTCCAACTCCTCCAGAACTTCACGTCTCTGAACGCTGCTCCACCCaccaaggactggactgaagtCAGAGTCCATCCACCTTCATATGAGGGGACTGTGGTGAGAGCTGtgaagcagctggaggagacCATCAGTGAACAGATGAAGAAGCTGTTTGTGGCCAAGCCGAGGAGAGTCCAGCAACTTGAG CCAAACAACCTGGACCCGGAGATGAAGAACCTCTTTGACATCTGTGGCATCACTGAGGCTCAGCTAAAGGACCGAGAGACGTCTAAGGTCATCAACAACTTCATCCAGAAGAAGGGAGGCGTGGAGGCGGTCAAGAACGAGTTCAGGAAGTAG